In one window of Sulfolobales archaeon DNA:
- a CDS encoding winged helix-turn-helix transcriptional regulator, giving the protein MSSTQKILDALKGKNRMTPKEISKVTGLNYNTVRGALNRLLKKGLVKRVERGVYVIA; this is encoded by the coding sequence ATGAGTAGCACTCAGAAAATCCTAGACGCTCTAAAAGGGAAAAACAGAATGACACCAAAAGAGATTAGCAAGGTTACAGGATTAAATTACAACACTGTTAGAGGAGCTCTTAATAGACTTCTTAAGAAGGGTCTTGTAAAAAGAGTTGAGAGAGGAGTATACGTAATAGCTTAG